One genomic region from Candidatus Syntrophosphaera sp. encodes:
- a CDS encoding asparaginase has product MLDLFKGYKGRALEVLKHFQARVWGETNVQTTRGDFQGIILPRSENDDDQHIVLKLATGYNVGIDVETIQGMQEIGYKEAHYKIPEKEFPFTPGLPKVKLLGTGGTIASRLDYRTGAVIPAFSPGELYGAVPELAEICNL; this is encoded by the coding sequence ATGCTTGACCTATTCAAAGGTTACAAAGGCCGCGCCCTCGAGGTGCTGAAACATTTCCAGGCCAGGGTTTGGGGCGAAACAAACGTCCAGACCACCCGCGGCGACTTCCAGGGCATCATCCTGCCCCGCAGCGAGAACGACGACGACCAGCACATCGTGCTCAAGCTCGCCACCGGCTACAACGTTGGCATCGACGTGGAAACGATCCAGGGCATGCAGGAGATCGGCTATAAGGAAGCGCACTACAAGATCCCCGAAAAGGAATTCCCCTTCACTCCCGGACTCCCCAAAGTCAAGCTGCTCGGCACCGGCGGGACCATCGCCTCCCGCCTGGATTACCGCACCGGAGCCGTCATCCCCGCTTTTTCGCCCGGCGAACTTTACGGCGCCGTGCCTGAACTGGCGGAGATCTGCAACCTG